A genome region from Nitrosopumilus oxyclinae includes the following:
- a CDS encoding DUF6659 family protein yields the protein MTVDYNELSKQVLDLDPQVRFAGVANSKGEMIAGGHRENVEKILDGDNVKMSIHYALQKRDLYTNLAYKLGKEQSSITEYAIVSMISIPINSNDLFMISTEPRTDYLKIIDFVHAALKNSE from the coding sequence ATGACAGTAGATTATAATGAATTGTCAAAACAAGTTCTTGATTTAGATCCACAAGTCAGATTTGCAGGTGTTGCAAATAGTAAGGGTGAGATGATTGCAGGTGGACATAGAGAAAATGTTGAGAAAATTTTAGATGGGGATAACGTCAAAATGTCGATTCATTATGCACTGCAAAAAAGAGATCTTTACACAAATTTAGCATACAAACTTGGAAAAGAACAGTCATCAATTACAGAATACGCTATAGTTTCCATGATTAGTATTCCAATCAATTCCAATGACTTGTTTATGATTAGTACAGAACCAAGAACAGATTATTTGAAAATAATCGATTTTGTTCATGCCGCTCTAAAAAATTCTGAATAA
- a CDS encoding ammonium transporter, translating to MVLDSGDTAWMLVAGSLVLLMIPALGLFESGLLRKKNAASIFMQIFFGLALLSVMWFIFGFSVSFGDSTEGLIGNFDWVFLKGVPSDAPLEQYAPTIPGVLFVKFQLMFAAITPLLLTGTIAERMKFNSFIIFIAAWSMLIYYPLVHWVWGGGWLAELGVVDFAGGIVIHTSVGMAALAAALVLGRRRHYGPAIMIPHSIPLAVLGSSLLWLGWFGFNAGSALSASGGVAGNTVIVTHMASSVSALIWAGLSWIRTGKPSVVATINGAIAGLAGITPASGFVSAEHAFVIGIAIGVISYSGVVLFKEKLKIDDALDVSSVHGVAGIVGALAIGIFASTAINPGGVDGLLFGNPDQLWIQAIGVAVAAAMGFGGTWIILQVLKRTIGIRVSAEVEDIGLDISEHAESAYSDEEEFLLDMDDYTEELEEKDEILFKKKSDGNKK from the coding sequence ATGGTTCTAGATTCTGGGGATACAGCATGGATGCTTGTCGCAGGCAGTCTTGTGCTACTAATGATCCCCGCATTAGGTCTCTTTGAATCTGGACTTTTAAGAAAAAAGAATGCAGCATCAATTTTCATGCAGATCTTTTTTGGTTTAGCACTTTTGAGTGTCATGTGGTTTATTTTTGGATTTAGTGTCTCCTTTGGTGATTCAACTGAAGGATTAATTGGGAATTTTGATTGGGTATTTCTCAAAGGTGTTCCATCTGATGCGCCATTGGAACAATATGCTCCAACAATTCCTGGTGTATTATTTGTAAAATTCCAACTAATGTTTGCAGCAATTACTCCACTATTGCTTACAGGAACTATTGCTGAAAGAATGAAATTCAATTCCTTTATCATTTTCATTGCAGCATGGTCCATGCTAATCTATTATCCTCTAGTTCATTGGGTTTGGGGTGGTGGTTGGTTAGCAGAACTTGGTGTTGTCGACTTTGCTGGTGGTATTGTAATTCATACAAGTGTTGGAATGGCAGCCCTCGCTGCCGCACTAGTACTTGGTAGAAGAAGACACTACGGACCTGCCATCATGATTCCTCATAGTATTCCACTTGCTGTTCTTGGTTCTTCATTATTGTGGTTAGGATGGTTTGGATTTAACGCAGGTAGTGCACTTTCTGCATCAGGTGGTGTTGCAGGTAATACTGTAATTGTAACTCACATGGCCTCATCTGTATCTGCTTTAATTTGGGCAGGACTTTCATGGATTAGAACTGGTAAACCATCAGTTGTAGCCACAATTAATGGAGCAATTGCTGGTCTTGCTGGAATTACTCCTGCATCTGGATTTGTTAGTGCCGAACATGCCTTTGTAATTGGTATTGCAATAGGTGTAATCTCATACTCTGGTGTAGTGCTGTTCAAAGAAAAATTAAAGATTGATGATGCACTTGATGTTAGCTCTGTTCACGGTGTTGCAGGTATTGTTGGTGCGTTAGCTATAGGAATTTTTGCAAGTACTGCAATTAATCCTGGAGGGGTAGATGGATTACTATTTGGAAATCCAGATCAACTCTGGATTCAAGCAATAGGGGTTGCAGTAGCAGCTGCTATGGGCTTTGGTGGAACTTGGATAATTCTTCAAGTGTTAAAACGTACTATAGGTATTCGAGTTTCAGCTGAAGTCGAAGATATAGGATTAGATATTAGTGAGCATGCTGAATCTGCGTATTCTGATGAAGAAGAGTTCTTACTGGATATGGATGATTATACAGAAGAATTAGAAGAAAAGGATGAAATACTTTTTAAAAAGAAATCAGATGGTAATAAAAAATGA
- a CDS encoding P-II family nitrogen regulator gives MLKIEVILGENDVMAISEGLKKIGIGGLTVSKVRGRGKKPGPEIHASKGSEIFVPQFSEKYRLEAIISDAIEDEVIGIIKQNGRVGKIFVSQILRAVDIASGDEGENTI, from the coding sequence ATGCTCAAAATAGAAGTCATACTAGGAGAAAACGACGTTATGGCAATTAGTGAAGGATTAAAAAAAATCGGGATTGGTGGTCTTACTGTATCCAAAGTAAGAGGAAGAGGTAAAAAACCAGGTCCAGAAATTCACGCATCAAAAGGAAGTGAAATTTTTGTGCCTCAATTCAGTGAAAAATACAGATTAGAAGCAATCATTTCAGATGCAATTGAAGATGAAGTTATAGGAATTATTAAACAAAATGGCAGAGTTGGTAAAATCTTTGTTTCTCAAATTTTACGAGCAGTGGATATTGCTTCAGGGGATGAAGGGGAAAACACAATCTAG
- a CDS encoding P-II family nitrogen regulator: MKKIEAVIKRKNFPTIKTNLNIVGTYIIDKRNLDDSNIYDESQGSRIGSTGLKSVPLAKIEMVVSDKDARKVVEMISKNSGLSSIHGGKIFVSEMEEVVDMETLDGKQDLEFTTEASSESKQLPKRSRFVPLQKFTLKKLQIIYEDNKETLRNDYRIKSFSDFVNYCIMKSLPTIEKQLKNPTIIYENNFGDF; the protein is encoded by the coding sequence GTGAAAAAGATAGAGGCTGTAATTAAGCGAAAAAATTTTCCTACCATTAAAACAAATTTGAATATAGTTGGAACTTACATTATTGATAAACGAAATTTAGATGATAGTAATATTTACGATGAGTCTCAAGGTTCTAGAATAGGTTCAACTGGATTAAAGTCAGTACCATTAGCAAAAATCGAAATGGTAGTTTCTGATAAAGATGCAAGAAAAGTAGTTGAAATGATTTCAAAAAATTCTGGCTTGTCATCAATACATGGTGGAAAAATCTTTGTTTCTGAAATGGAAGAAGTCGTAGATATGGAAACACTTGATGGAAAACAAGATCTTGAATTTACCACAGAAGCAAGTTCAGAATCAAAACAATTACCTAAACGAAGTAGATTTGTTCCATTGCAAAAATTTACTTTAAAAAAATTACAAATAATTTATGAAGATAACAAAGAAACACTGCGTAATGATTATAGAATAAAATCATTTAGTGATTTTGTAAATTATTGTATAATGAAATCATTACCGACAATAGAAAAACAACTAAAAAACCCTACAATTATTTATGAAAATAATTTTGGTGATTTTTAA